In Arvicanthis niloticus isolate mArvNil1 chromosome 27, mArvNil1.pat.X, whole genome shotgun sequence, a genomic segment contains:
- the Sdad1 gene encoding protein SDA1 homolog, producing MSGRNNNKLPSNLPQLQNLIKRDPPAYVEEFLQQYNHYKSNMEIFKLQPNKPSKELAELVMFMAQIGHCYPEHLSNFPQELKDLLSYNHTVLDPDLRMTFCKALILLRNKNLISPSSLLELFFELLRCHDKLLRKTLYTHIVTDIKNINAKHKNNKVNVVLQNFMYTMLRDSNATAAKMSLDVMIELYRRNIWNDAKTVNVITTACFSKITKILVAALTFFLGKDEEEKQDSDSESEDDGPTARDLLVQYATGKKGSKNKKKLEKAMKVLKKQKKKKKPEVFNFSAIHLIHDPQDFAEKLLKQLESCKERFEVKMMLMSLISRLVGIHELFLFNFYPFVQRFLQPHQREVTKILLFAAQASHHLVPPEIIQSLLMTVANNFVTDKNSGEVMTVGINAIKEITARCPLAMTEELLQDLAQYKTHKDKNVMMSARTLIHLFRTLNPQMLQKKFRGKPTEASMEARIQEYGELDAKDYIPGAEVLELEKEENTEDDEDGWESASLSEEEEGEDGEWVDVHHSSDEEQQAIAKKLDSMPMEERKAKAAAVSTSRVLTQDDFQKIRLAQMKKEMDAAPGNAQKRKYLEIDSDEESKGELLSLRDIERLHKKPKSDKETRLATAMAGRTDRKEFVRKKTKINPFSSSTNKEKKKQKNFMMMRYSQNVRSKTARSFREKQLALRDALLKKRKRMK from the exons ATGTCCGGCAGAAACAACAACAAGCTGCCCAGCAACCTGCCACAGTTACAGAACCTGATCAAGCGGGACCCGCCGGCCTACGTGGAGGAG TTCCTTCAGCAATATAATCACTATAAATCCAATATGGAGATTTTCAAGTTACAACCAAATAAACCCAGCAAAGAACTTGCAGAGCTGGTGATGTTCATGGCACAG ATTGGCCACTGCTACCCAGAGCATCTCAGTAACTTCCCACAGGAGCTGAAGGACCTGCTCTCCTACAACCACACCGTGTTAGACCCAGATCTGCGCATG ACATTTTGCAAAGCCTTGATCTTACTGAGAAATAAGAATCTCATCAGTCCGTCCAGTTTGCTAGAGCTCTTCTTTGAGCTTCTGCGCTGCCATGACAAGCTCCTGCGGAAG ACTCTGTACACACACATTGTGACTGACATCAAGAACATCAATGCCAAACATAAGAACAACAAAGTGAATGTG GTGCTGCAGAACTTCATGTACACCATGTTGAGAGACAGCAATGCAACCGCAGCCAAGATGTCTTTGGATGTGATGATCGAACTCTACAGAAGGAACATCTG GAATGATGCCAAAACTGTCAATGTTATCACAACTGCATGTTTCTCCAAGATCACCAAG ATACTAGTTGCTGCTTTGACGTTCTTCCTTGggaaagatgaggaagagaagcaggacaGTGACTCAGAATCCGAG GACGATGGGCCCACAGCGAGAGACCTGCTGGTGCAGTATGCCACAGGAAAGAAGGGctccaaaaacaagaaaaagctgGAGAAGGCGATGAAGGTGCTGAAG aaacaaaagaagaagaagaaaccagaagtgTTTAACTTTTCAGCTATTCACTTGATTCATGATCCCCAAG ACTTTGCAGAGAAGCTTCTGAAGCAGCTGGAGAGCTGTAAGGAGAGGTTTGAAGTGAAGATGATGCTCATGAGCCTCATCTCCAGACTGGTGGGAATTCACGAG CTTTTCCTCTTCAACTTCTACCCTTTTGTGCAAAGGTTTCTGCAGCCCCACCAGAGAG AAGTCACAAAGATCCTTCTGTTCGCCGCACAAGCCTCTCATCACCTGGTGCCCCCAGAG ATCATTCAGTCCTTGCTCATGACGGTGGCCAACAATTTTGTTACTGACAAGAACTCTGGGGAAGTGATGACCGTGGG aatcaaTGCTATAAAAGAGATCACAGCTCGATGCCCTCTGGCCATGACTGAAGAACTTCTCCAGGACCTGGCTCAGTATAAGACTCACAAAGATAAGA ATGTAATGATGTCTGCCAGAACTCTGATCCATCTCTTCCGGACGCTGAACCCTCAGATGTTGCAGAAGAAGTTCAGG gGCAAACCCACTGAAGCCTCCATGGAAGCAAGAATACAAGAATATGGAGAGTTAGATGCTAAAGATTACATCCCGGGAGCGGAGGTTCTAGAGcttgagaaagaagagaatacagaagatgaTGAAG ATGGATGGGAAAGTGCCAGTctcagtgaggaggaggagggggaggacggTGAGTGGGTTGACGTGCACCACTCTTCTGACGAGGAGCAGCAAGCAATT GCCAAGAAGCTGGACAGCATGCCCATGGAAGAGCGGAAAGCCAAGGCTGCAGCCGTCAGTACCAGTCGAGTTTTAACACAGGATGACTTCCAGAAAATCCGATTGGCCCAGATGAAGAAGGAGATGGATGCTGCCCCAGGGAATGCCCAGAAAAGGAAATACCTGGAAATTGACAGTGACGAGGAGTCCAA GGGTGAATTGCTGTCTCTTCGGGACATTGAGCGCCTTCATAAAAAGCCAAAGTCTGACAAGGAGACGAGGCTAGCAACCGCAATG GCTGGAAGGACAGACCGAAAGGAATTTGTGaggaagaaaaccaaaataaatccattttccAGTTCcacaaataaagagaagaaaaagcagaagaactTTATGATGATGCGGTATAGCCAGAATGTCCGGTCGAAAACAGCGCGCTCCTTCCGGGAGAAGCAG CTAGCACTGAGAGATGCACTtctgaaaaagaggaaaagaatgaagTAA